A single genomic interval of Gammaproteobacteria bacterium harbors:
- a CDS encoding DUF1461 domain-containing protein yields the protein MTERRVTAEPPRKLASYATLQWTLYILAALVSAAYIAWLALAQVNFLYPVWHDLIGIDRTIEIYGPQNRYRQGLELTSKAERSRLFAGIVDGIHDRGAGLDALAYHDNEGHALGTLLREPEILHLKDVAALVDTFSRAGIVAIIASAALLQAIRKRRLAAPPAKSLLPGLLVPMIALAVIVLVAGPVNTFYWLHTVVFPAGHEWFFYYQDSLMSTMMRAPVLFGYIALVWALLTLLLLTLCIVLGRRMGRA from the coding sequence ATGACGGAGCGCCGGGTAACCGCCGAGCCGCCGCGAAAGCTCGCCAGCTACGCGACCTTGCAATGGACCTTGTATATTCTGGCGGCGCTCGTAAGCGCGGCTTATATCGCCTGGCTGGCGCTGGCACAGGTCAATTTTCTGTACCCGGTCTGGCATGACCTGATCGGCATCGATCGCACGATCGAAATCTATGGTCCGCAGAACCGCTATCGTCAAGGCTTGGAGTTGACCTCTAAAGCCGAGCGCAGCCGTCTGTTTGCCGGCATCGTGGACGGCATTCACGATCGTGGCGCCGGCCTGGACGCGCTCGCCTACCACGACAACGAAGGCCATGCTTTGGGCACGCTGTTGCGAGAGCCGGAAATCCTGCATCTAAAGGACGTCGCTGCGTTGGTCGACACCTTCAGCCGCGCCGGCATCGTCGCGATCATCGCGTCCGCCGCGCTGCTGCAGGCCATACGCAAACGCAGACTTGCCGCGCCGCCGGCAAAGTCGCTGCTGCCGGGATTGCTCGTGCCCATGATCGCGCTAGCCGTAATTGTCCTCGTAGCCGGCCCCGTGAACACGTTTTACTGGCTGCACACCGTGGTCTTTCCCGCCGGCCACGAGTGGTTTTTTTATTATCAGGATTCGCTGATGTCGACCATGATGAGGGCGCCGGTCCTGTTCGGATACATCGCGCTCGTCTGGGCGCTGCTGACATTGCTGCTACTGACCTTATGCATCGTGCTCGGGCGGCGTATGGGTCGTGCGTAA